AGTTAAGAGagctacctaaaataggtagaactacgtggctttgattcccgatttaaaaattaaaagatgctctttgatagaattatcaagtccaagccaaataataaataaaattttaggtagtccgaataaatttttatctaaaaaaaattggttcGGCTTTCAGGATATTAGAAGTTGGTTGTCCTGTTTTctgttcatacccgatgccgttttggatcgggtgtgacaatagtgataatgatgatgatgatgattgggCTGAAGAtattataaatgatatatatccTGATATTGAATTGAATGAAGAGGAACCCAATGATGAAGCGAAGAAATTTTATAAGTTATTACAAGATTTAGATAAAGTAGTTTACCCTGGTTGCAAGACCTCTAAGTTGGATGCGCTTGTCAAATTACTATACATCAAAAGTGTTGGTCGGTGGAGTAATAAATCATTTGACATGTTATTGCAAGTGTTAAAAGAAATACTCCCAAATGGTTCTACTTTGCCAGAATCAGAATTATAAAAGATATTGGTCTCTCTTATGACAAGATTGATGCATGTGTCAAAGATTGTATGTTGTATTGGAAAGAAGATGAAAATTTGGACAGGTGCAAAATATGTGGTCTCTCAAGATGGAAAGATGATATTCGTAATGGGGAAACTAAACTTCGAAAAAATGGGAAGAAAATACCAGTCAAGACAATGCGTTATTTTCCTTTAAAGCCAAGACTTCAAAGATTGTTTATGTCAAAGAAGACATCTTCTTTGATGCGATGGCATAAGGAAGGTAGAGTAGATGATGGAGTTATGAGACACCCTGCTGATTCCCCCGCTTGGAAGACCTTTGATGATGTTCATAAAAACTTTTCCTCTGATCCTCGTAATGTAAGACTTGGCCTTGCTAGTGATGGTTTTCAGCCATTTAATCATTCTAAAACTTCATATAGTATTTGGCCAGTCATATTAATTCCATACAATTTGCCACCATGGATGTGCATGAAAGAACCTAACTTTATCCTCTCTACCCTTATACCGGGTCCTGATGGTCCAAGAGATGCAATTGATGTCTACCTCCAACCTTTAGTCGAAGAATTAAAAGATTTGTGGGAAGTAGGAGTTGCAACATTCGATGTGTCGACAAGACAAAACTTTATGTTACATGCATCCTTGTTATGGACTATCAATGACTTTCCTGCATATGCAAATTTGTCTGGTTGGAGTACAAAAGGTAAGATGGCTTGTCCTTGTTGTAACAAAGACACTTGTTACTTGAGGTTAGCTAATTGTAAGAAGCAATGTTATATGGGACATCGCCGATTTCTTGATAGCAAGCACAGATggagaaaagataaaaaaaaagtttgatggTACTCAAGAATTGAGGCCGCCACCGAAATCACTCTCTGGAATTGATATCATTGCTCAAGTTACTAGCCTTGAGGGAATCATCTTGAGTAAAGACCTTAGCATGCAGATAGAGGTGACAATTTGAACAAGAAAAGCATATTCTTTGAACTTCCATATTGGAGTAGTCTTTTGTTACGACACAATTTGGATGTGATGCACATTGAGAAGAACATATGTGATAATATTGTTGGGACAAGCATGAATGTGAAAGGGAAGACTAAAGACACTATGCAATCTCGCAAAGATTTGGAGGCAATGAACATTCGTCCAGACTTGGATTTGATTCTCAAGGAGGATAAGTTTGAGATTCCTATAGCATCTTACATGTTATCTCACGATGAGAAGCACtcattttgttcattttttaAGCAACTAAAGGTCCCTGATGGTTTCTCATCTAACATTTCTCAAAGTGTGAACATGAAAGAGCACAAAATTTCTGGTTTGAAGAGTCATGATTGTCATGTTTTGTTGCAACATCTAATTCCTCTTGCAATACGTGGCCTCCTTCCAAAAAATGTTTGCGAACCCCTTTATCGAGCTATCTTTATTCTTTATTAGTTTGAGTGCTAAGGCATTAAAGGCAGAAGAGTTGGAAGAAATTCGCAATCAGATTCCTATAACTCTATGTAAATTGGAACAATGTTTTGTTCCTTCCTTTTTCGATATAATGGTTCATTTGCCGATTCATTTGGCTAATGAAGCTTTGATATGTGGCCCTGTACAATTTCGTTGGATGTACCCTATTGAGCGGACATTACATGATTTAAAACTTCTTATTCGTAATATGGCTCGTCCAGAAGGGTCAATTGCATATGGGTATATTGCAAAAGAGTGCATGACTCTATGCTCAAGGTACTTGAATGGTATTGAGACAAAATTTAATAAACCAGATAGAAATGGCGATGGTTGTTCAGATTATTTTGATGGTGGATTTTCCTTATTTTCGCAACATGGGCGATGAATGGGTGGAAGCACATGCATATGTCATAAATAATTGTGATGAAGTCATACCTTTTCTCGAGTAAGTCAATATCTTGAAGAGCTATAATTGTATTTTAAATTCTTAAATAATTATGAATAATAATTTCTAAAAATTCGTTGCAGAGAGTATTCCCAGATTCGAGAAAGTATTCATCCACAACAATCTTTTAATGATTGGTTTAAAGATACAGTGAGTATATCTTTAAACTCTTCATCAAGAAAATATATACCACGTTTAAATGTCTCATACGTAATTTTATTGTAGGTTGCAAAAATGTATGCATCTAAATCCAATATTCGAGATTTGTTGTCATTATCTCGTGGTCCATCCCAATATGCTACAAACTTTGATGGTTATATTGTGAATGGGTATAGGTTTCGCATTGAAGATTGTGATAAACGACGTAGAACACAAAATTATGGTGTGTGTGTGAGCAGTGATGTTGGAAATGAGGGAGGACCTATTGATTATTATGGGATTTTAACTGAGATTCTTGAATTGCAGTATCTTGGTGAGAAAAGAGTTGTCCTATTCAAATGTAAATGGTTTGACGTTCATGACAATGTGTGGGGATCAAAAATAGATGAATTTGGATTCATTTGTATCAATCCTCAACGTTGTTTGAGAACAAATGAACCATTTATTCTAGCAAGTCAAGCTTCTCAAGTCTTTTATGCTATAGATAATGCTAATAAGAATTGGCATGTTGTTATTAAGACACAACCACGAGATTCATACAATATGTCTTCTCAAATAGATGATGACaatgagaattttgatgatcttGGTGAGGCTTATCAAGAGGGTGAATCATTCAAGTTTCAATGTGGCACTACATTGAATACAACAGACGGGAAAAATTGGGCACGAAGTGATTCATTACCAATTACTTATGATGTGTCAAaatctaaaaagaaaagaaagtggTAAATAATATCTTGAAGctgagatttttttttcaatatgtTCATTATTATTTTCTGATGTATCACATATGTTTGAAGTCGTTATATTATTTGACTTCTTTAAATAAGTAAAATGCTCAGACATGCACTTCCTTTCAAATATGTTCAATATTAATTCCTTATGCTCATTTTGTTTGTGTTCTATAGTTTTCTATTGACAAATATTGCATATaccttttttttcaatttgaggTGAAAATGCAATCAAGCCAACTTCCTACTCGCAAAAAGTTCATCCAGCCAGGCAAACTGGGGAACAAAAATCGAGTATTGAGTGCTTTCCAACATTCAAGCGTACCTCATGATAAAAGTACTAAAGACACTCCGAAGGGTGTTACTCCAAGAAAAGAGAACCTTAAAGGtatttttcaatttctttaagGTAGTTTTCCatttatataatttctttaaaatagtttctatttatacaaaattgatttttttttgtaaatatataCTGCCTCTGCATCTGCAATTTGATGGTAAAATGTTGTATTTGTGTTATTATATTCGACTATAATTATCTTTATTAAATTAATGCTTTGTAGATGTTGGTTTGATTGTGCATTTTGGTGATTTACAATACCACGATAAAGGTTTCAACGAAGAATGTTGTTTCCTGGACATTTTGAGCATATGCAAAAAATTTGTCGATATTTATTCTGTTGGCTTGAGATTTGCTGATGATGATGGAAGACCAGTACAAAATGATTTAGATGTCTTAAATATGTTCAAAAATTATTCGGGTTCTACAGTCATACATCTTTATGCCAAAAGAGACATAAACTCACGAGGTTTAATATACAAACTCCCAAGTGACAATCCTAATCTAGGTACTTTCATATTATTGCTAAAGATAATCTATTTTAACATTTAGTTATATATCCTATTTCACTCTAACTCTTATCTAAATTTTCATGTTATTAGCTTCTGATATTGCACCCATACCAATAGTGACAAATGTAAAGATAATGGGTGAGCTTAAGGTAAATCAGAAAGTGATGGTATATGGTGCTATTAGTAACGGGGTGGAGACTGCGAGTATTGCCGATTTTTTCATAACTATGAATAAAAACTTGGATATTGAGAATGGTCTTACACCTATCAGCTCACCTAGCAAAGAGAAGGTAAATATTCTTTgttattcaataattattatgtTGGACATATTTgcattattaatttatgatgATGATATTGTTTATTTAGGAGCTTGAATTACCATTACAAGCTGTTGGTCAATTTGTTGTTGCCAAACTAACTCCCATGACAGAGGATGGAAAATCTGGTGATCCAAAGTATGCAATATCTCAAACATTTGTTAAGAGTAAGCATCTTTAATTGATGTATATTTTCATTTCAATAAATGTATACTTTCTTGTGCTTGTTTTATTTTGCTTAATTTcctaagaaaataaaacatgaaCATTCTGAATTCTTAGTATGAGTTTGTTTCttctttttaattcttttttattcattttctaGGTGATATTCCAAAAATTGTGAGAAAAGTTAGAGGTTGTAATAAGAACAAAAAAATTTGTTCTCTCAAACAAGGAGAGAAACTTGACATATGTTtctgtaagtcgttgttttctatcacttgctgatgatgatgctgagtcaacaagtcagcgtaattgtaagtcaacccgtcagcaagagtaaaatcaagaagtcggaatgctgagttatcaagtcagcatggctgtggtcagcatggtactgaggtgataatacaggtcaacatggtcttgctgtgttaccactggtcagtaggtcttgctgagttagtacattttgagtaaggatattttgggtattttcacaatcttgtaaaggctataaaaggtctgggttgggaagtagttttatacgagagattcttagactaagtcataagtgtacactgtgataatctgaattggggattgggaaaacacgagagtttctggaaaaggagaaactgtttcaatcttgttgtaatctccattgattagtgaagttg
The sequence above is drawn from the Euphorbia lathyris chromosome 6, ddEupLath1.1, whole genome shotgun sequence genome and encodes:
- the LOC136234136 gene encoding uncharacterized protein isoform X1 encodes the protein MVLRQNLINQIEMAMVVQIILMVDFPYFRNMGDEWVEAHAYVINNCDEVIPFLEEYSQIRESIHPQQSFNDWFKDTVKMQSSQLPTRKKFIQPGKLGNKNRVLSAFQHSSVPHDKSTKDTPKGVTPRKENLKDVGLIVHFGDLQYHDKGFNEECCFLDILSICKKFVDIYSVGLRFADDDGRPVQNDLDVLNMFKNYSGSTVIHLYAKRDINSRGLIYKLPSDNPNLASDIAPIPIVTNVKIMGELKVNQKVMVYGAISNGVETASIADFFITMNKNLDIENGLTPISSPSKEKELELPLQAVGQFVVAKLTPMTEDGKSGDPKYAISQTFVKSDIPKIVRKVRGCNKNKKICSLKQGEKLDICFCKSLFSITC
- the LOC136234136 gene encoding uncharacterized protein isoform X2 → MVLRQNLINQIEMAMVVQIILMVDFPYFRNMGDEWVEAHAYVINNCDEVIPFLEEYSQIRESIHPQQSFNDWFKDTVKMQSSQLPTRKKFIQPGKLGNKNRVLSAFQHSSVPHDKSTKDTPKGVTPRKENLKDVGLIVHFGDLQYHDKGFNEECCFLDILSICKKFVDIYSVGLRFADDDGRPVQNDLDVLNMFKNYSGSTVIHLYAKRDINSRGLIYKLPTSDIAPIPIVTNVKIMGELKVNQKVMVYGAISNGVETASIADFFITMNKNLDIENGLTPISSPSKEKELELPLQAVGQFVVAKLTPMTEDGKSGDPKYAISQTFVKSDIPKIVRKVRGCNKNKKICSLKQGEKLDICFCKSLFSITC
- the LOC136234136 gene encoding uncharacterized protein isoform X3, giving the protein MVDFPYFRNMGDEWVEAHAYVINNCDEVIPFLEEYSQIRESIHPQQSFNDWFKDTVKMQSSQLPTRKKFIQPGKLGNKNRVLSAFQHSSVPHDKSTKDTPKGVTPRKENLKDVGLIVHFGDLQYHDKGFNEECCFLDILSICKKFVDIYSVGLRFADDDGRPVQNDLDVLNMFKNYSGSTVIHLYAKRDINSRGLIYKLPSDNPNLASDIAPIPIVTNVKIMGELKVNQKVMVYGAISNGVETASIADFFITMNKNLDIENGLTPISSPSKEKELELPLQAVGQFVVAKLTPMTEDGKSGDPKYAISQTFVKSDIPKIVRKVRGCNKNKKICSLKQGEKLDICFCKSLFSITC